A genomic stretch from Bradyrhizobium sp. 195 includes:
- a CDS encoding TRAP transporter substrate-binding protein, whose product MKTLTGIITAVALALSAPLATARDFRSADIHPADYPTVEAVKFMGKQLAAASGGKLGVKVFPNGALGSEKDTIEQLKIGALDMMRINASPLNNFVPETIALCLPFVFRDTQHMRTVLDGPVGDEILAAMEPAGLVGLAYYDSGARSIYTVKAPVKSLADLKGLKIRVQQSDLWVGMIQSLGANPTPMPYGEVYTALKTGLVDAAENNWPSYESSRHFEAAKFYNITEHSLAPEVLVMSKKVWDTLSKEDQAMVRKAAKESVPVMRKLWDEREQASRKTVEAAGAQVVTIANKQEFVDAMKPVYQKFAGDEKLQGLVKRIQDTK is encoded by the coding sequence ATGAAGACACTCACCGGTATCATCACAGCCGTTGCGCTGGCGCTCTCAGCGCCCCTGGCGACCGCACGCGATTTCCGCTCCGCCGACATCCATCCCGCCGACTATCCGACCGTCGAGGCCGTCAAGTTCATGGGCAAGCAACTCGCGGCGGCGAGCGGCGGCAAGCTCGGCGTCAAGGTGTTTCCGAACGGCGCCCTGGGCTCCGAGAAGGACACGATCGAGCAGCTCAAGATCGGCGCGCTCGACATGATGCGGATCAACGCATCGCCGCTCAACAACTTCGTGCCGGAAACCATCGCGTTGTGTCTGCCCTTCGTCTTCCGCGACACGCAGCACATGCGCACCGTCCTCGACGGGCCGGTCGGCGACGAGATCCTGGCCGCCATGGAGCCGGCCGGCCTGGTCGGCCTTGCCTATTACGACAGCGGCGCCCGGTCCATCTACACCGTCAAGGCTCCGGTCAAGTCGCTTGCCGATCTCAAGGGCCTGAAGATCCGCGTCCAGCAGTCCGATTTGTGGGTCGGCATGATCCAGAGCTTAGGGGCCAACCCGACGCCGATGCCGTATGGCGAGGTCTATACCGCGCTCAAGACGGGCCTGGTGGATGCTGCCGAGAACAATTGGCCCTCCTACGAATCCTCGCGGCATTTCGAGGCCGCCAAGTTCTACAACATCACCGAGCACTCCCTGGCGCCCGAAGTTCTCGTGATGTCGAAGAAGGTCTGGGACACGCTGAGCAAGGAGGACCAGGCGATGGTTCGCAAGGCGGCCAAGGAATCGGTGCCCGTCATGCGCAAGCTCTGGGACGAGCGTGAGCAGGCCTCTCGCAAGACCGTCGAGGCGGCCGGCGCCCAGGTCGTGACGATCGCCAACAAGCAGGAGTTCGTCGACGCGATGAAGCCGGTGTACCAGAAGTTCGCCGGCGACGAGAAGCTTCAGGGCCTCGTCAAGCGCATCCAGGACACGAAGTAG
- a CDS encoding cyclase family protein, with the protein MPRKLIDISVPLRNDVTADPPGNHPTIQYIDHQQGLPRMLQFFDGLKAQDLPDGQGWAVEQVSLSTHNGTHLDAPWHFHPTMNRGERSWTIDEVPLEWCFQPGVKLDFRHLPDGYVASADDVAKELKRIGHTLSPLEIVVVNTSAGAKFGKAEYVNSGCGMGYEATMYLLERGVRLTGTDGWSWDAPFVYTAKKYAETKDAGLIWEGHKAGRHIGYCHLEKLHNLDQLPATGFTVSCFPVKIERASAGWTRAVAIIDDQSVIKSL; encoded by the coding sequence ATGCCGCGGAAGCTGATCGATATCTCTGTGCCGCTTCGAAACGACGTGACGGCCGATCCACCCGGCAACCATCCGACAATCCAGTATATCGATCACCAGCAGGGCCTGCCCCGGATGCTGCAGTTCTTCGACGGTCTCAAGGCGCAGGATCTGCCGGACGGACAAGGCTGGGCCGTCGAGCAGGTCTCGCTGTCGACCCATAACGGCACGCATCTCGATGCGCCCTGGCACTTCCATCCGACCATGAACCGCGGCGAGCGGTCATGGACCATCGACGAGGTCCCGCTGGAATGGTGTTTCCAGCCCGGCGTGAAGCTCGACTTCCGGCATCTGCCCGACGGCTACGTGGCGAGCGCCGACGACGTCGCGAAGGAGCTGAAACGCATCGGACACACGCTGTCGCCGCTGGAGATCGTCGTCGTCAACACCAGCGCCGGCGCGAAATTCGGCAAGGCCGAATACGTCAATTCCGGCTGTGGCATGGGCTATGAAGCCACCATGTATCTGCTCGAACGCGGCGTGCGGCTGACCGGCACCGACGGCTGGAGCTGGGACGCGCCGTTCGTCTACACTGCGAAGAAATATGCCGAGACAAAAGATGCCGGCCTGATCTGGGAAGGCCACAAGGCGGGACGGCACATCGGCTATTGCCATCTGGAGAAGCTGCACAATCTCGATCAATTGCCCGCGACCGGGTTCACGGTCTCATGCTTCCCGGTGAAGATCGAACGCGCCTCGGCGGGCTGGACCCGCGCGGTCGCCATCATCGACGATCAGAGCGTGATAAAATCACTTTGA
- a CDS encoding c-type cytochrome, which yields MLRGALRHGLIGLLLTTSALAAPTAEQRGKAFARANCARCHAIDRASQSPLKIAPPLRTLHRRYPIETLGEALAEGIYTGHADMPAFELSPDQIHDLLSYLKTLE from the coding sequence ATGCTGCGAGGCGCCCTGCGTCACGGCCTGATTGGGCTGCTTCTGACTACGTCTGCGCTGGCCGCCCCCACCGCCGAACAGCGCGGCAAGGCCTTTGCACGGGCCAATTGCGCACGCTGCCACGCGATCGACCGGGCCTCTCAAAGCCCGCTCAAGATCGCGCCCCCGCTGCGCACTCTGCATCGGCGCTATCCGATCGAGACCCTTGGTGAGGCGCTGGCCGAAGGGATTTATACCGGCCACGCCGACATGCCGGCCTTCGAGCTCAGTCCGGACCAGATCCACGACCTGCTGTCCTACCTGAAGACGCTGGAATAG
- a CDS encoding Crp/Fnr family transcriptional regulator has product MPQDKTGDPRQSAGNKLSVLRKHPIFADLEPEALDQLCRYAKHTTVKRGATIAAKGDPGNNLFAVITGTVKISSSSPDGRNAILNLIGPGEIFGEIAVLDGAPRSADATANTNCELYIIDRRDFLPFVKSQPALAMKFIELLCARLRWTSQQVEQVILQNLPGRLASALLGLTEERKFDSGSGTLAITQQEISEMVGMTRESINKQLRAWAGRNWVRLEHGAIVVLDTDALRELAESGLGGE; this is encoded by the coding sequence GTGCCTCAGGACAAGACCGGCGACCCCCGACAGTCGGCGGGCAACAAACTATCGGTCCTGCGCAAGCACCCGATCTTCGCGGATCTGGAGCCGGAGGCGCTCGATCAGCTCTGCCGCTACGCCAAGCACACCACCGTGAAGCGCGGCGCGACGATCGCCGCCAAGGGCGATCCCGGCAACAATCTCTTCGCGGTGATCACGGGGACAGTCAAGATTTCCTCCTCGTCGCCCGATGGACGGAACGCCATTCTCAATCTGATCGGCCCCGGAGAAATCTTCGGCGAGATCGCAGTGCTCGACGGCGCGCCAAGGTCGGCCGACGCCACCGCCAACACCAATTGCGAGCTCTACATCATCGATCGGCGGGACTTTCTGCCGTTCGTGAAGAGCCAGCCGGCCCTGGCGATGAAATTCATCGAGCTGCTCTGCGCGCGTCTGCGCTGGACCAGTCAGCAGGTCGAGCAGGTGATCCTCCAGAATCTGCCGGGCCGGCTCGCGAGCGCGCTGCTCGGTCTCACCGAAGAGCGCAAGTTCGACTCCGGCAGCGGCACGCTCGCCATTACCCAGCAGGAGATCAGCGAGATGGTGGGGATGACGCGCGAGAGCATCAACAAGCAATTGCGCGCCTGGGCCGGCCGCAACTGGGTTCGCCTCGAGCACGGCGCCATCGTCGTGCTGGATACGGACGCACTGCGCGAACTCGCCGAGAGCGGCCTCGGCGGCGAGTGA
- a CDS encoding helix-turn-helix domain-containing protein gives MKPSVDTIEPSGHVCDDCAVRGAAVCSSLDAAELREFEHLGRRVHFESGETVFSEEDITTLFYNVLEGVMRLYKLLPDGRRQIVGFALPGDFLGMNLSGRHNFSADAIGAVTVCQFAKAPFGRFIEDRPQLLRRINELAIRELSQARDHMVLLGRRSADEKVTTFLLGWRERLVAPKGLSDTVPLPMSRQDIADYLGLTIETVSRTFTKLERHGVIEIIHGGISLLDPARAEALAAA, from the coding sequence ATGAAGCCTTCCGTGGACACGATTGAGCCGAGCGGGCACGTCTGCGACGATTGCGCCGTACGCGGAGCGGCGGTGTGTTCGTCGCTGGATGCGGCCGAGCTCAGGGAATTCGAGCATCTCGGACGCCGCGTTCATTTCGAGTCCGGCGAGACCGTGTTCTCCGAGGAGGACATCACCACCTTGTTCTACAACGTCCTCGAAGGCGTCATGCGGCTGTACAAGCTGCTGCCCGACGGCCGGCGGCAGATCGTGGGCTTTGCCTTGCCCGGTGATTTCCTGGGGATGAATCTGTCCGGCCGGCACAATTTTTCCGCCGATGCGATCGGCGCGGTGACCGTGTGCCAGTTCGCCAAAGCGCCGTTCGGCCGCTTCATCGAGGACCGGCCGCAGTTGCTCAGGCGGATCAACGAGCTCGCCATCCGCGAGTTGAGCCAGGCACGCGACCATATGGTCCTGCTCGGCCGCCGCTCGGCGGACGAGAAGGTCACGACCTTCCTGCTCGGCTGGCGTGAACGGCTGGTCGCGCCCAAGGGGCTGTCCGACACGGTCCCGCTTCCGATGAGCCGTCAGGACATCGCCGACTATCTCGGCCTGACCATCGAAACCGTCAGCCGCACCTTCACCAAGCTGGAGCGTCACGGCGTCATCGAGATCATTCACGGCGGCATCAGCCTGCTCGATCCTGCGCGCGCGGAGGCGCTGGCCGCAGCCTGA